Proteins encoded by one window of Canis aureus isolate CA01 chromosome 13, VMU_Caureus_v.1.0, whole genome shotgun sequence:
- the TMCO2 gene encoding transmembrane and coiled-coil domain-containing protein 2, translated as MSTYFSSSSSVWDNVVDYLSLSSIWNWLQATLLGETSPPQQTNLGLLDNLGPTVQVILGISFLLLLGIGVYAMWKRSVQSIQKILLFIITLYKLYKKGSDFFQALLVSPDGNLLPIQDNNLFLSLGLQERILKKLQTVENKVKDLEGMIISHKPATKRECSSEPYCSCSDCQSPLPTSGFTSTSEM; from the exons ATGtcaacatatttttcttcatcttcatctgtCTGGGACAACGTCGTAGATTACCTTTCTCTGAGCTCAATATGGAATTGGCTACAAGCAACTCTTCTGGGAGAGACTAGTCCACCTCAGCAAACAAATTTGGGTCTACTAGATAATCTTGGTCCAACTGTGCAAGTTATCCTGGggatttcctttttgcttttgttgggaATAGGAGTGTATGCCATGTGGAAACGAAGTGTTCAGTCAATTCAG aaaatattgttgTTTATAATCACACTCTACAAACTTTACAAGAAGGGCTCAGATTTTTTTCAGGCTTTGCTGGTCAGCCCAGATGGGAATCTTCTCCCAATTCAAGACAATAATCTCTTCCTGTCCTTGGGTCTGCaagagagaattttgaaaaaactTCAGACGGTGGAAAACAAAGTGAAGGACCTGGAGGGGATGATCATTTCCCACAAACCTGCCACAAAGAGGGAGTGCTCCTCTGAGCCCTACTGCAGCTGCTCTGACTGCCAGAGTCCCTTACCCACATCAGGGTTTACTTCCACATCTGAAATGTGA